In Prosthecochloris sp. GSB1, the following proteins share a genomic window:
- a CDS encoding peptide-binding protein gives MRSERGMHGCPALIFFCLIVLAVLPGCSGGRESAGKAADSTLVISMLGDANYLNPVIGASVTSRNVYNLLYPGLLESEFDTTTGLLNFVALEKRFRPVEGGPAGSERGAALAKSWKMGQDNRSITYILRDDARWNDGQPITSHDFKFAYTLYGNPVIASPRQQYLAELVGAEKGDIDFDRAVLTPDDTTLVFNFYKQLPEQLALFHTSLTPMPRHHWENVPPGEFRQSSLNQNPLGAGPYVLGAWVKQQQIELVSNPACNLPKPGGIPRIMFRIVPDYTVRLAQLQTGAVDVVENIKPEDFDGLRNSGAGVDIKSVGLRVYDYVGWSNIDQEAYHRDGAIRPHPLFGSAKVRRALTLAIDRQSIIDGYLGEYGVIASTDISPSLKWAYNERIEPYPFDRTEAVRLLEEEGWHSGPDGIRLKDGRKFSFVLYTNSGNARRNFASVIIQQNLREIGIDCKLEVQESNVFFENLRLRKLDAWMAGWSIGLEIDPLDGWGSDLEKSRFNFTGYRNPRIDELCELAKNELDPLDARPYWMEYQEILHRDQPTTFLYWIKETQGFNRRIKGAEVNILSTFYNIDDWKLDPSQRVSE, from the coding sequence ATGAGGAGTGAGCGCGGCATGCATGGATGTCCGGCGCTCATCTTCTTCTGTCTGATCGTTCTTGCCGTGCTTCCGGGCTGTTCCGGCGGGCGGGAGAGCGCAGGAAAGGCGGCCGATTCGACGCTCGTTATCTCAATGCTCGGGGACGCCAACTATCTCAATCCGGTCATCGGCGCGTCGGTTACATCCCGCAACGTTTACAACCTGCTCTATCCCGGTCTGCTCGAGAGCGAATTCGACACGACGACGGGTCTCCTGAATTTCGTCGCTCTCGAAAAAAGGTTTCGGCCCGTTGAAGGCGGTCCCGCCGGAAGCGAACGCGGCGCGGCGCTGGCGAAAAGCTGGAAAATGGGTCAAGACAACCGCTCCATCACCTACATTCTCCGCGACGACGCCCGTTGGAACGACGGCCAGCCCATAACCTCGCACGATTTCAAGTTCGCCTATACGCTCTATGGCAATCCGGTTATCGCGAGCCCGCGCCAGCAGTATCTTGCCGAACTCGTCGGCGCTGAAAAGGGCGACATCGATTTCGACCGGGCGGTGCTGACGCCAGACGATACGACGCTGGTTTTCAATTTCTACAAGCAGCTTCCCGAGCAGCTCGCGCTTTTCCATACCTCCCTGACGCCCATGCCCCGTCACCACTGGGAAAACGTGCCTCCCGGGGAATTCCGCCAATCGTCGCTCAACCAGAACCCTCTCGGCGCTGGTCCCTACGTTCTCGGTGCGTGGGTGAAACAGCAGCAAATCGAGCTGGTATCGAATCCGGCATGCAACCTGCCCAAACCGGGTGGAATCCCCCGCATCATGTTCCGGATCGTTCCCGACTACACGGTCCGTCTCGCCCAGTTGCAGACCGGAGCCGTCGATGTCGTCGAAAACATCAAACCCGAGGATTTCGATGGCCTGAGGAATTCAGGGGCCGGGGTTGACATAAAATCGGTCGGGCTCAGGGTGTATGACTACGTAGGGTGGTCCAATATCGACCAGGAAGCATACCATCGCGACGGCGCCATCAGGCCGCATCCACTTTTTGGCTCGGCGAAGGTTCGCAGAGCCTTGACGCTGGCCATCGACAGGCAGTCGATCATCGACGGTTATCTCGGCGAATACGGCGTTATCGCCAGCACCGACATTTCGCCTTCGCTCAAGTGGGCGTACAACGAAAGGATCGAACCCTATCCGTTTGACCGTACAGAGGCCGTCAGGCTTCTCGAGGAAGAGGGCTGGCATTCCGGACCGGACGGCATCAGGCTGAAAGACGGCAGGAAATTTTCTTTCGTTCTCTACACCAATTCCGGCAACGCGCGCAGGAATTTCGCCAGCGTCATCATACAGCAGAACCTTCGGGAGATTGGCATCGACTGCAAGCTTGAGGTGCAGGAGTCGAATGTCTTTTTCGAAAACCTGCGACTCAGGAAACTCGACGCCTGGATGGCCGGCTGGTCGATCGGACTCGAGATCGATCCTCTCGACGGCTGGGGTTCCGATCTCGAAAAAAGCAGGTTCAATTTTACCGGATACCGCAATCCGAGGATCGACGAACTGTGCGAGCTTGCCAAGAACGAACTCGATCCCCTCGACGCAAGGCCATACTGGATGGAGTACCAGGAAATCCTGCATCGCGACCAGCCGACGACTTTTCTCTACTGGATAAAGGAGACGCAGGGATTCAACCGCCGGATAAAGGGTGCGGAAGTCAATATATTGAGTACATTCTACAATATCGACGATTGGAAGCTCGACCCTTCGCAACGCGTTTCGGAATAG
- the hprK gene encoding HPr(Ser) kinase/phosphatase, translating into MNFDQKGLKKRSMTVAYFYENISKSLDIKLRRLNNVDEQKRRIFERDLHRPGLALAGFTNLFTYKRVQILGNTETRFLYQLDDKTRVKAFENLVKFKIPCIILTSNNKLDNELIEMATAAGIPVFVTRHSSTKTIYLITDFLDDQFSQYQQYHGSMVDVYGVGVLLVGKSGLGKSEVALDLVERGHRLVADDAVVVNRKGEKVLIASGNNIIDHFMEIRGLGVVDVKAIFGIRAIRDKKVVQVVVELLEWKEEMDYERLGLDTKTTKVLGVELPLVQLPINPGKNITVIVEVVALNFLLKHYSGYVAAEALEKRIKRVINEESQQKTGYGRKYFAKDYEE; encoded by the coding sequence ATGAACTTTGATCAGAAAGGCCTTAAAAAGCGATCGATGACGGTTGCGTATTTCTACGAGAATATCAGCAAAAGTCTCGATATCAAACTTCGCCGTCTGAACAACGTGGATGAGCAGAAAAGGCGGATTTTCGAACGCGATCTCCACCGTCCGGGCCTGGCTCTTGCGGGTTTTACCAATCTTTTTACCTACAAGCGCGTCCAGATTCTCGGCAACACCGAAACCCGTTTTCTCTACCAGCTTGACGACAAGACAAGGGTCAAGGCTTTCGAGAACCTCGTGAAGTTCAAGATTCCCTGCATTATTCTCACCAGTAACAACAAGCTGGACAATGAACTGATCGAGATGGCGACGGCCGCCGGCATTCCTGTATTCGTCACGCGCCATTCGTCGACCAAGACCATATACCTGATCACGGATTTTCTCGACGACCAGTTTTCCCAGTACCAGCAGTACCACGGATCCATGGTCGACGTCTACGGAGTAGGCGTGCTGCTCGTCGGCAAGAGCGGGCTCGGCAAGTCGGAGGTCGCCCTCGACCTGGTCGAGAGGGGACATCGCCTCGTGGCCGACGATGCGGTCGTGGTCAACCGGAAAGGCGAGAAGGTGCTGATAGCCTCGGGCAATAATATTATCGACCATTTCATGGAAATTCGCGGACTTGGCGTGGTCGACGTCAAGGCCATTTTCGGGATCAGGGCGATCAGGGACAAGAAGGTCGTGCAGGTCGTGGTGGAGCTGCTCGAATGGAAGGAGGAAATGGATTACGAACGCCTCGGCCTTGACACGAAAACCACGAAGGTACTGGGCGTTGAACTGCCCCTGGTTCAACTGCCGATCAATCCGGGCAAGAACATCACGGTGATCGTGGAGGTGGTTGCGCTGAATTTCCTTCTGAAGCATTATTCGGGATATGTCGCCGCAGAGGCCCTGGAGAAAAGAATAAAAAGAGTCATCAATGAGGAGTCACAGCAGAAGACGGGGTATGGAAGAAAATATTTCGCCAAGGATTATGAGGAGTGA
- the hpf gene encoding ribosome hibernation-promoting factor, HPF/YfiA family, producing MTKTDVNEAVQVQVTLRHSHNHHDIEQYARDAVQALDRIFSGIINAHVILDHQNNDFEKNKLAEITLKVPQNVLVVNEAGATYEQAIDSCIDVLGRQLRKYKDKLNNHR from the coding sequence ATGACAAAGACAGATGTTAACGAAGCCGTGCAGGTACAGGTAACCTTACGCCATTCCCATAACCACCATGATATAGAGCAGTACGCGCGCGACGCCGTTCAGGCCCTCGACAGGATCTTCAGCGGTATCATCAACGCTCATGTCATTCTTGATCATCAGAACAACGATTTCGAGAAAAACAAGCTTGCGGAAATAACGCTCAAGGTGCCGCAGAACGTCCTCGTGGTCAATGAGGCCGGGGCGACTTACGAACAGGCGATCGACAGTTGCATCGATGTTCTGGGCAGGCAGTTAAGGAAGTACAAGGATAAACTGAACAATCACAGGTGA
- a CDS encoding tyrosine-type recombinase/integrase, which yields MPPVDNSLAAYAGLGGFLDYMKAQRGYSVHTGKAYRNDIIQFYGFLARHKGVEHSRIDPGAVSVLDVRLFLGDLLRRGMQPKSIARKLAAVKSFYNYLLETGAVRLSAPAQVSTPRFSRPVPGFLNEAEAESLFDGVLAAPPSAGENDGRKNARERAFEFARDRALLEVLYGCGLRVSEVVGLPEENVDLSQGYLKITGKGGKQRIVPVGGSAAEALKKYFEVKRNFFRIKKRSGADNGAVFVTKKGKGIYPVLVQRITRKYLAAVTELKYRNPHVLRHSFATHMLNNGADLKSVSEMLGHTNLTTTEIYTHVTFGRIRDVYQKAHPKA from the coding sequence ATGCCCCCCGTTGACAACAGCCTGGCCGCATATGCGGGGCTCGGCGGTTTTCTCGATTACATGAAAGCCCAGAGAGGGTATTCCGTTCATACCGGCAAGGCATACCGCAACGATATCATCCAGTTCTACGGTTTTCTGGCGCGCCACAAGGGCGTGGAGCACTCGCGGATCGACCCGGGTGCCGTGAGCGTGCTCGACGTGCGTCTTTTTCTCGGCGATCTGCTTCGCAGGGGAATGCAGCCGAAATCGATTGCACGGAAGCTTGCCGCCGTGAAGAGCTTCTACAACTATCTGCTTGAAACCGGCGCTGTCAGGTTATCCGCGCCGGCGCAGGTATCGACGCCGCGTTTCAGCCGTCCGGTTCCGGGTTTTCTCAACGAGGCCGAGGCCGAGAGCCTGTTCGATGGAGTGCTTGCCGCTCCTCCCTCGGCCGGGGAGAACGACGGCAGGAAAAACGCGCGGGAGCGGGCGTTCGAGTTCGCCCGTGACAGGGCGTTGCTCGAAGTGCTCTACGGGTGCGGACTCCGGGTATCGGAAGTCGTCGGTCTTCCGGAAGAAAATGTCGATCTCTCTCAGGGCTATCTGAAGATAACCGGCAAAGGCGGCAAACAGCGGATCGTGCCTGTCGGCGGGAGCGCCGCGGAGGCTCTCAAAAAGTATTTTGAAGTCAAACGAAACTTCTTTAGAATAAAAAAAAGGAGCGGTGCCGATAATGGTGCTGTTTTTGTAACGAAAAAAGGTAAGGGCATTTACCCCGTTCTTGTACAGAGAATCACCAGAAAATACCTGGCTGCGGTTACAGAGCTGAAATACCGGAATCCTCACGTTCTGCGTCACAGTTTCGCCACGCATATGCTCAACAATGGTGCTGACCTGAAAAGCGTCAGCGAAATGCTGGGTCACACCAATCTGACCACCACCGAGATATACACCCACGTAACCTTCGGAAGGATCAGGGATGTCTATCAAAAAGCCCATCCGAAGGCTTGA
- a CDS encoding class I SAM-dependent methyltransferase — MTDTERSIDELYGALSGEYELQTVSYTIASQPFSFVSVNDSYALLDRISPEDFVRDEQMPYWAEIWPAALTLSEFVAEEIDVEGRRLVEIGAGVGMVSVAAARAGGNVLSTDYSGEALRFVRLNAFLNAVALETAKLDWRCIQLGERFDIMLAADVLYERVNLLPIVNALDILLKPGGCAYIADPRRRLAEQFLELAFENGFSVQTFAKSNVRDGQSIAVNIYRLSKQVAADE; from the coding sequence ATGACCGATACGGAACGGAGCATCGATGAACTCTACGGAGCGCTTTCCGGGGAATACGAGCTACAGACCGTTTCCTACACCATCGCTTCGCAGCCTTTCAGTTTCGTGAGCGTGAACGACAGTTACGCGCTGCTCGACAGAATCTCGCCCGAGGATTTCGTCAGGGATGAACAGATGCCCTACTGGGCCGAAATCTGGCCCGCCGCCCTCACCCTTTCGGAGTTCGTGGCCGAAGAGATCGATGTCGAAGGGCGGCGTCTTGTCGAGATTGGCGCGGGAGTCGGCATGGTCAGCGTCGCCGCCGCCCGCGCGGGCGGGAATGTGCTGTCCACGGATTATTCCGGGGAGGCGCTGCGCTTTGTTCGTCTCAACGCCTTTCTCAATGCCGTCGCTCTTGAGACTGCAAAGCTCGATTGGCGGTGCATCCAGTTGGGCGAGCGTTTTGATATCATGCTTGCGGCCGACGTTCTCTACGAGAGGGTCAACCTGCTGCCGATCGTCAATGCGCTCGACATACTGCTTAAGCCCGGTGGGTGTGCCTATATCGCCGATCCGAGACGCCGTCTCGCGGAACAGTTCCTCGAGCTTGCTTTCGAGAACGGTTTTTCCGTGCAGACGTTCGCCAAAAGCAATGTGCGGGACGGCCAGAGCATAGCCGTCAACATTTACCGCCTCTCGAAACAGGTCGCCGCCGATGAGTAG
- the queF gene encoding preQ(1) synthase → MKKEILEVFDNRFPDRDYTIEIVNPEFTSVCPKTGLPDFGTITISYIPDKVCIELKSLKYYYLEFRNAGIFYENVTNTILDHMVETLRPREITVTTEWKARGGITETVSVSWSACGD, encoded by the coding sequence ATGAAAAAAGAGATCCTGGAAGTATTCGACAACCGTTTCCCCGACAGGGACTACACCATCGAGATCGTCAACCCGGAATTCACGTCGGTCTGCCCAAAAACCGGCTTGCCTGATTTCGGGACCATAACCATCAGTTACATTCCCGACAAGGTCTGCATCGAATTGAAGTCTCTCAAATACTACTACCTGGAGTTCCGCAATGCGGGGATTTTCTATGAAAATGTCACGAACACGATCCTCGACCACATGGTGGAAACGCTTCGGCCAAGGGAAATCACCGTCACCACTGAGTGGAAAGCACGTGGCGGCATAACCGAAACCGTTTCCGTATCCTGGAGCGCCTGCGGGGACTGA
- a CDS encoding photosystem P840 reaction-center cytochrome c-551 yields MDNKSNGKLIALAIGGAVVMGALFFLSSLLTGYQTPAENISPILTPLKSFMGWFLLIFFASLIIWGLGKMSARINDTWVISFPVGIFVIVTVMFISLELVWEKGRTTTLDGKYIRTVSQLDAFNEGEDFENIEEQPAGEETAAAPEALEAPAAAEAPAEEGGEAVAEAPAAVEGVASGGETVALAGEELAAADKLFQRKCTKCHAIKAVEVKLTEYRKKGETEKIVLDMKAVPNSGIRAKEVSTLVQYINQTY; encoded by the coding sequence ATGGACAACAAATCGAATGGTAAGCTTATCGCTCTGGCGATAGGTGGCGCTGTCGTGATGGGGGCGTTGTTTTTCCTTTCCTCCCTCCTCACAGGTTATCAGACACCGGCGGAAAACATCTCGCCGATCCTGACGCCTCTTAAATCGTTCATGGGGTGGTTTCTCCTGATTTTTTTCGCTTCGCTCATTATCTGGGGCCTCGGCAAGATGTCCGCCAGGATCAACGACACCTGGGTTATAAGTTTTCCCGTAGGCATTTTTGTTATCGTGACAGTGATGTTCATCAGCCTTGAGCTTGTCTGGGAGAAAGGGCGCACCACGACGCTCGACGGCAAGTATATCCGTACCGTCAGTCAGCTCGACGCTTTCAACGAGGGAGAGGACTTCGAGAATATCGAGGAGCAGCCCGCCGGGGAAGAGACTGCTGCCGCGCCGGAAGCCCTTGAAGCTCCTGCCGCCGCCGAAGCGCCGGCCGAGGAGGGCGGCGAGGCTGTCGCCGAAGCACCGGCTGCAGTCGAGGGTGTTGCGTCTGGCGGTGAAACCGTTGCCTTGGCCGGTGAAGAGCTTGCTGCGGCCGATAAGCTGTTCCAGAGAAAATGCACCAAGTGCCATGCCATCAAGGCGGTAGAGGTGAAGCTCACCGAATACAGGAAGAAAGGCGAGACCGAAAAGATCGTGCTCGACATGAAAGCCGTGCCGAACTCGGGCATCAGGGCCAAGGAGGTTTCGACACTCGTTCAGTACATCAATCAGACTTACTGA
- a CDS encoding YifB family Mg chelatase-like AAA ATPase: protein MLSQLDAATLIGIDALKVQVETNVAGGLPAFTVVGLPDNAIRESRERILTAIRNSGFNLPPKKITVNLAPADVKKEGTAFDLSIAIGLLGSLQEVEHRLEGTLILGELALDGSLRRINGSLPVAMMAVKENIGRIILPETNAEEAAVAVSASGSGVEVFGVKTLSETVHLLRDGASFRPVTVDVERLFEEIPEYPVDFADIKGQATAKQAMEIAAAGGHNLIMIGPPGSGKTLLAKALPGILPPLTFEESLETTKIYSVASLLKNGQPLMTRRPFRNPHHTTSNVALIGGGTQARPGEVSLAHNGVLFLDELPEFTRNALEALRQPIEDREVTVSRISLTTRYPAGFMLVAAMNPSPAGALKDPDGNLTATPQQIQRYLSKISGPLLDRIDIHIDVPKVDNRELFSGSAGERSETIRRRVSAARDIQSKRFVDAGIHSNAQMTPKLIKRHCRLDKASADKLMDAMNRLSLSARAHDRILKVSRTIADLDASENIEMKHLIQAIQYRSLDRDFWNY, encoded by the coding sequence ATGCTCTCACAACTTGATGCCGCAACCCTCATAGGCATAGACGCGCTCAAAGTCCAGGTCGAAACCAACGTCGCGGGCGGGCTGCCCGCCTTTACCGTGGTCGGCCTGCCGGACAACGCCATCCGCGAAAGCCGTGAGCGGATCCTGACGGCGATACGCAACTCCGGCTTCAACCTTCCTCCGAAGAAAATCACCGTAAACCTCGCGCCGGCCGACGTCAAGAAGGAAGGCACGGCCTTCGACCTCTCGATAGCCATCGGCCTCCTCGGTTCGCTGCAGGAGGTGGAACACCGGCTGGAAGGCACATTGATCCTGGGAGAACTCGCGCTCGACGGTTCACTGCGCCGGATCAACGGTTCGCTCCCCGTCGCCATGATGGCCGTCAAGGAAAACATCGGCCGGATCATCCTGCCGGAGACGAACGCCGAGGAGGCCGCCGTCGCGGTATCGGCGTCGGGCTCCGGCGTCGAGGTGTTCGGCGTGAAAACCCTGTCGGAAACCGTGCATCTCCTCCGCGATGGCGCGTCCTTCAGGCCGGTAACGGTCGACGTGGAGCGGCTCTTCGAGGAAATCCCGGAATACCCGGTCGATTTCGCCGACATCAAGGGACAGGCCACCGCGAAACAGGCGATGGAAATCGCCGCCGCCGGCGGGCACAACCTGATCATGATCGGCCCGCCGGGCAGCGGCAAGACTCTGCTCGCCAAGGCCCTGCCGGGCATCCTGCCGCCCCTGACCTTCGAGGAGTCCCTCGAAACCACCAAGATCTACTCGGTCGCCAGCCTGCTGAAAAACGGCCAGCCGCTCATGACCCGCCGCCCGTTCCGCAACCCGCACCACACCACGAGCAACGTCGCCCTGATCGGCGGCGGCACGCAGGCGCGCCCCGGAGAAGTGAGCCTCGCCCACAACGGCGTGCTCTTTCTCGACGAACTGCCGGAATTCACCCGCAACGCCCTCGAAGCGCTCCGCCAGCCTATCGAGGACCGCGAGGTCACCGTGTCGAGGATATCGCTCACCACCCGCTATCCGGCGGGGTTCATGCTGGTCGCGGCTATGAACCCGAGCCCCGCCGGCGCGCTGAAAGACCCGGACGGCAACCTCACGGCGACGCCTCAGCAGATCCAGCGCTATCTGTCGAAGATCTCCGGCCCGCTGCTCGACAGGATCGACATCCATATCGACGTCCCGAAAGTCGACAACCGGGAACTCTTCTCCGGAAGCGCCGGCGAACGGTCGGAAACCATCCGCCGGAGAGTGAGCGCAGCAAGGGATATCCAGTCGAAACGCTTCGTCGATGCGGGCATCCACTCGAACGCCCAGATGACCCCGAAACTCATCAAGCGACACTGCCGGCTCGACAAGGCCTCGGCCGACAAGCTCATGGACGCCATGAACCGCCTCAGCCTCTCCGCGCGCGCCCACGACCGCATCCTCAAGGTCAGCCGCACCATCGCCGACCTCGACGCCTCGGAGAACATAGAAATGAAACACCTGATCCAGGCGATCCAGTACAGGAGTCTGGACAGGGATTTCTGGAATTACTAA
- a CDS encoding endonuclease/exonuclease/phosphatase family protein: MAIRLCSYNIETFNELFNEDNSLKTSGKSGDRLQAIDRVFEKIDADLIGIQEAPNTTQGIQSTIIKLENFASRHNLRTSKALTGFLSNGSQEIAVLYDPDILSVSHDPSGTIDPEKNPRFDTEFHFDADDDGIREIYRNYRPPLEANIRVNATRQEFRLLVAHIKSKGIFDNVDMIHVERESRRNRLKIYAECQWVRSRVEEWLDQGLDVIVMGDINDGPGMDEYEMRYGKSGVEIIMGSLFDPDRLLRNLAGRPKWGKYGWTPSSARFTDRFTGDPVNVLIDHILLSQGLWTSGDKPHRIWNPFENDELEPVKQELLTASDHFPVTIDFH, from the coding sequence ATGGCTATTCGTCTCTGTTCGTACAACATCGAAACGTTCAATGAACTTTTCAACGAGGACAATTCGCTGAAAACGAGCGGAAAATCCGGCGACAGGCTGCAAGCCATCGACAGGGTTTTCGAAAAAATCGACGCCGACCTGATCGGCATTCAGGAAGCGCCGAATACCACCCAAGGCATACAGAGCACGATCATCAAGCTCGAAAATTTCGCTTCGCGCCACAATCTCCGTACATCGAAAGCGCTCACGGGCTTCCTCTCGAACGGGAGTCAGGAGATTGCGGTTCTTTACGACCCGGACATCCTCTCGGTCTCGCACGATCCGTCGGGAACGATTGACCCGGAGAAGAACCCTCGCTTCGACACAGAATTCCACTTCGACGCGGACGACGACGGCATCAGGGAAATCTACCGCAACTATCGTCCTCCCCTTGAAGCCAACATAAGGGTAAACGCCACACGGCAGGAATTCCGTCTTCTTGTCGCCCATATCAAGTCCAAGGGCATCTTCGACAACGTCGACATGATCCATGTCGAGCGTGAATCCCGAAGAAACCGCCTCAAGATCTACGCGGAATGCCAGTGGGTTCGGAGTCGCGTCGAAGAGTGGCTTGATCAAGGGCTCGACGTGATCGTGATGGGCGACATCAACGACGGTCCAGGAATGGACGAATATGAAATGCGCTACGGCAAAAGCGGAGTGGAGATCATCATGGGCTCCCTGTTCGACCCCGATCGGCTTCTTCGGAACCTTGCCGGACGCCCCAAGTGGGGAAAATACGGCTGGACGCCGTCTTCCGCCCGGTTCACGGACCGGTTCACCGGAGACCCCGTCAACGTGCTGATCGACCATATCCTTCTCTCGCAGGGACTCTGGACTTCGGGAGACAAGCCCCACCGCATATGGAACCCATTCGAGAACGATGAACTGGAACCCGTGAAGCAGGAGCTGCTGACGGCATCAGACCATTTTCCGGTCACCATCGATTTCCACTGA
- a CDS encoding NUDIX hydrolase, translating to MHDLIREIRALAQTGLHYTKDPYDKERFERLLEISAALYSRTSSADPETIEKFFIPEKGYATPKVDLRACAIRDDRVLLVRERSNGKWTLPGGWADQNESPKEGVVREVFEESGFEIEVVSLYALKDRDRHPYSPKYPVSLYKLFYTAEVTGGEPRDNIEISDIDFFDIDDLPPLSEDRVLAADIIEGMNHYREARGDAYSD from the coding sequence ATGCATGACTTGATCCGTGAAATCAGGGCCTTGGCGCAGACGGGTCTGCACTATACGAAGGACCCGTACGATAAGGAGCGTTTTGAGCGACTGCTTGAAATAAGCGCGGCGCTCTATTCGAGAACCAGTTCAGCCGATCCGGAGACGATCGAGAAATTTTTCATCCCCGAAAAAGGCTATGCCACTCCGAAGGTGGACCTGCGGGCTTGCGCGATAAGGGACGATCGGGTTCTCCTGGTTCGGGAGCGTTCGAACGGGAAATGGACATTGCCGGGTGGATGGGCCGACCAGAACGAGTCGCCGAAGGAGGGCGTCGTCCGGGAGGTGTTCGAGGAATCCGGTTTCGAAATAGAGGTTGTTTCCCTTTATGCGCTCAAGGACAGGGACCGTCACCCCTACAGTCCGAAATACCCGGTGAGCTTGTACAAGCTTTTCTACACGGCGGAAGTGACCGGAGGCGAACCCCGTGACAATATCGAAATATCGGATATCGATTTTTTCGATATCGACGACCTGCCGCCGCTGTCGGAAGACCGGGTGCTGGCTGCGGATATCATCGAGGGGATGAACCATTATCGGGAAGCGAGAGGGGACGCCTACTCGGATTAG
- the ribB gene encoding 3,4-dihydroxy-2-butanone-4-phosphate synthase: MNQILSEMFGDRHDRVENALAALRKGLGVLVSDAPDRENEADLIFPAESVSVPQMATLIRECSGIVCLCLTEEKIRSLDLPMMVERNSSGFQTAFTVSIEAAAGVTTGVSASDRVTTVKAAVADEAEPADLSRPGHIFPLRARQGGVLERPGHTEATVDLMKLAGLKPAGVLCELTNPDGTMADMKRTVEFARQHDFPVLTIPDIIAYRKRQAKYNVA; encoded by the coding sequence ATGAATCAGATTCTTTCCGAAATGTTCGGCGACCGACACGACCGGGTCGAAAACGCCCTTGCCGCCTTGCGAAAAGGCCTGGGCGTTCTTGTTTCGGACGCTCCCGATCGCGAAAACGAGGCCGATCTCATTTTTCCTGCCGAATCGGTCAGCGTTCCTCAAATGGCAACGCTCATCCGCGAATGCAGCGGCATTGTCTGCCTCTGCCTGACTGAAGAAAAAATCCGCTCGCTCGATCTGCCCATGATGGTCGAAAGGAATTCGAGCGGCTTCCAGACGGCGTTCACCGTTTCTATCGAAGCGGCGGCAGGCGTGACGACCGGCGTTTCCGCTTCGGACCGCGTCACGACGGTAAAGGCGGCCGTCGCCGACGAAGCCGAACCCGCCGATCTCAGCCGACCGGGACATATCTTCCCGCTCAGGGCGCGACAAGGAGGGGTTCTCGAGCGCCCCGGCCACACCGAGGCAACGGTCGATCTCATGAAGCTCGCCGGTCTCAAACCCGCCGGCGTGCTATGCGAACTGACGAATCCCGACGGCACGATGGCCGACATGAAACGCACCGTCGAATTCGCGCGACAGCACGACTTTCCGGTGCTGACGATACCGGACATCATCGCATACAGGAAAAGACAGGCAAAATACAACGTCGCCTGA
- a CDS encoding alpha/beta fold hydrolase, with product MKNVMAAIILCLSVLAGCADNAVFKHDIAISSDSERIAYNVYGSGSTALIFVHGWSCDGRYWKNQIPEFSKEYKVITVDLAGHGHSSLNRADYTTESFAGDIKAVVEKENIDRAVLIGHSMGGDIAAESARLLPQTIISIIGVDTFHNVDEQVTQEFVDQMIAPFNDDFVAAVQGFVSAMFPAEANKALVYWVREDMSSAPKSIALNAFRDYLERLVNGESAEKFKNIHVPVISINARFWPTDLEANRKHIKDYKLFYIEGTGHFPMMEKPGDFNRLLKEALEYTEARIKKNS from the coding sequence ATGAAAAATGTTATGGCGGCAATAATACTCTGTTTGTCTGTATTGGCAGGATGCGCCGATAATGCTGTTTTTAAGCATGATATCGCCATATCAAGTGACTCGGAGCGAATTGCGTACAATGTATACGGCTCGGGAAGTACGGCGTTGATCTTTGTTCATGGTTGGAGCTGTGACGGCAGATACTGGAAAAATCAGATCCCGGAGTTTTCAAAAGAGTATAAAGTAATTACCGTTGACCTTGCCGGACACGGTCATTCCTCATTGAATCGCGCGGATTATACAACAGAATCGTTCGCTGGCGACATCAAGGCCGTTGTCGAGAAAGAAAATATCGACAGGGCGGTTTTGATCGGCCATTCGATGGGCGGCGACATCGCGGCTGAAAGTGCAAGGCTTTTGCCCCAAACAATCATATCCATTATAGGCGTTGATACTTTCCATAACGTTGATGAACAAGTGACACAGGAATTCGTCGACCAGATGATAGCGCCGTTTAATGATGATTTTGTCGCCGCGGTGCAAGGTTTTGTTTCAGCCATGTTTCCAGCAGAAGCGAACAAGGCGCTGGTGTATTGGGTCAGGGAAGATATGTCATCCGCTCCTAAAAGTATTGCACTGAATGCATTTCGCGATTATCTGGAGCGATTGGTGAATGGTGAGTCAGCCGAAAAGTTCAAGAATATACATGTTCCTGTTATTTCTATAAACGCACGGTTTTGGCCGACAGATCTTGAGGCCAACCGAAAACATATCAAGGATTACAAGCTTTTCTATATTGAAGGAACCGGGCATTTTCCAATGATGGAGAAACCCGGTGATTTCAACAGGCTTCTTAAGGAAGCCCTTGAATATACTGAGGCAAGAATCAAGAAAAACTCATAA